The DNA window CGAATGGTAGGTGAAGTCGGTACCACCAAAGCGTCGAGGTCGTTGAGGACCTGCCCGATCGTGCGGCTCAGTTCGGCGCGACGATACTCGGCCTTGAACACATCCAGAGCGCTGTAAGTGAAGCCCTCCTGGACGATGCCACGCACGGTCGGTTCGATCGCGTCGCTGTCGGTCTCGAGCAGCGCTTCTACGGCGGCGGTGCGCTCGGCCACCCAGGGCCCCTGGTAAAGCTCTGCGGCAAGCTTGGCGAAGGGGGCATAGTCGATCTCGACCAGCTCGGCGCCGAGTGCCTCGAGACGCGAAATCGCCGCCGCGAACGCCGCTTCGGCCTGGGTATCGCCGAAGAACTCCAGCTTGTCGGGAATCCCGAGCCTGGGCGCGATCGGCAGCGCCACCGGGGCAGTGCCGGGGTGGCGCCTCGAGTAGGGGTCCTGCGGATCGTAGCCACCGGCGATCTCGGCCACGGTCTCGGCATCCTCGGCCGTGAGCGCGAATATTGAAATGCAATCGAGGGTACGGCAGGCGGGCACCAGCCCACGGTTGGAGAACCAGCCGCGGGTCGGCTTTAGCCCGACGATATTGTTGAACCCAGCAGGCACCCGGCCAGAGCCTGCGGTGTCGGTGCCAAGTGAGAACGGCACCAGTCCGCGAGCGACTACGCTGGCAGAACCGGCGCTGGAACCACCGCTGACGTAGCGTGGATCGAAGGCATTGGTCACCGCGCCGTAGGGAGAGCGGGTTCCGACCAGGCCGGTGGCGAACTGATCGAGGTTGGTCTTACCGATTGCGATCGCCCCCTGCGCCTGGAGCCGCGCAATCACCTCGGCGTCCTCGCTTGGAGCGTAGGCGAACTCGGGGCAGGCGGCGGTGGTATCGAAGCCAGCCACATCGATATTGTCCTTCACCGCGAACGGCACACCGAACAGCGAAAGCTGCTCTCCGGCCGCACGGCGCGCTTCGAGCGCTTGCCAGCGGGCGCTCAACCCATCGGTCGATAGCCTGGAGATCCAAGCGGTGTCATCGTCTTCGAGGCTCGCGAGCAGCGCTTCGAGACGCTCGAGCCCCCGTCCATCGAGTTGCCGCTCGCGCCATTCGCCGAGCGTCCAGCCGCGAAAGTCATCCATTCGGTCATCTGCCATGCAATCTGGTATCCCAGTTTGAATAGCAGGAAGCGTGCCAGTTCTTTCGCAGCGTCAGAGTGGCGGAGGTGAAGCAGCAGGTGGAGCAGAAGAGGCAGCGGAGGATGGAACAGGAATGGAGCGAGGCTACTGACCAGGCGAACATCCGCGCAAAGCCCGATACCACCCTGCCTTCGGGCGAGAAATCCGCCGGTGGCGAACGCGCGGCCGCTCGCCTGAGGGGCGCACGGATGGCGCTCAATTGAGCATCGGTTTCTTACTGCGTCGAGCTCGGGAAGAGCCTATGGCGACGCGCCATCCTGCGCAGAATCGGTGCACGGCCGCCGGGCCCTGCTCCATGGACGCGCAGCCAGGATGACGGGGTGCCATCCTGGCTGCGGAATCCGGCCCGGCTTCGGCGCGCGCTCTTTTTCGAAAGGGGGTGCTAATCGATCAGCATATGCCTGTGGCGCAGCGCATCCAATTCACCGGTCAGCTCCATGTTCTCCAGGAGGAAGTCGACGGTATCCTGCAGGCGCTCGGCATCCGCGGCCATCAGGTAAGCGAGCTGGCTGCGTGTGAAAGGCTCGTTGGCCAAGGGGGCGGCCAAGCGGTCATCGCTATTGGCATAGAAAATCGCCTCCGGGCTGTCGGTGATCATCACATCGACCTTCTTGGCCGCGACGGCTGGCGGGATATCCAGGTTGTTCTCGATCGACACGACCTCGGCTCGATGGATGCTGTCCCTCACGAATGCCTCATTGGTCCCACCTGGGTTGACCCCGATTCTGACATCAGCCTGGTCGATGTCTTCCAGCGAGGTGAAACGCTCGGCATTGTCGGCATGCACCAGAGGGGTCTTGCCATAGGTCAGGTAGGGAATGGAAAAGCGAGCCTCGAGCTGTCGGGCGATGGTGCGACTGATCCCCCCCATGCCGATATCGAAATTATCAGCCTTGAGGTCACCCATGAGCGTCGGCCAACTGGTTTCAACGAACTCGAGCTTCAATCCCATCTTGTCGGCCACGAGTTCGGCCATCTCGATATCGAAACCCTGGTACTCCCCCTCATCCAGATAGGTGAAAGGCTTGTAGTCTCCCGTAGTGCCGACTCGAAGAGTGCCACTATCGAGTATGGCGTCGAGATCACGTGCCATTACGCCAAGGCTGGAGGTCAATAACAGGGTTAGCAGAGCGAGTCGCAGCATCGGAGAAATCCTTCGCTTTATTGTGATTTCGGCTGCGCTGATTCAGCGTGTGATGGCTGCTCAGCGCTCGCCAGTATTCAACCCCTCGGCAGCGGCGTCAACGCTGCCATCATGTACTTTCCACGCCGTTTTCCGCCGCCGGGCGCCCCAAAAGGGAAAACCCCCGCACCAATCGGTGCGGGGGTTCTCGGGATGAATGCTTGACGATGACCTACTCTCACATGGGGAGACCCCACACTACCATCGGCGCTGAGCGGTTTCACTGCTGAGTTCGGCATGGGGTCAGGTGGGACCCGCTCGCTATGGTCGTCAAGCATATTCTGGCGCAAAGCCTGCCCATCAAGGCAAACTTCACTGATTCGTGGATCATGCTGGCCGAGATCGTCTCGTCGTATCCGTTGCTTCGTCTTTCGATGACCTGACCACTTGGGGTTATATGGTCAAGCCTCACGGACCATTAGTACACGTTAGCTCAAAGCGTTGACCGCTCTTCTACACCGTGCCTATCAACCTCGTCGTCTTCGAGGGTCCTTTAGGGGGCTCGAGGCCCCAGGGAAGTCTCATCTTGAAGGGGGCTTCCCGCTTAGATGCTTTCAGCGGTTATCCCGTCCGAACATAGCTACCCGGCAATGCCACTGGCGTGACAACCGGAACACCAGAGGTTCGTCCACTCCGGTCCTCTCGTACTAGGAGCAGCGCTTCTCAAACTTCCAACGCCCACGGCAGATAGGGACCGAACTGTCTCACGACGTTCTAAACCCAGCTCGCGTACCACTTTAAATGGCGAACAGCCATACCCTTGGGACCGACTTCAGCCCCAGGATGTGATGAGCCGACATCGAGGTGCCAAACACCGCCGTCGATGTGAACTCTTGGGCGGTATCAGCCTGTTATCCCCGGAGTACCTTTTATCCGTTGAGCGATGGCCCTTCCATACAGAACCACCGGATCACTAGAACCTACTTTCGTACCTGCTCGACCTGTCCGTCTCGCAGTCAAGCACCCTTATGCTCTTGCACTCAATGCACGATTTCCAACCGTGCTGAGGGTACCTTCGTGCTCCTCCGTTACTCTTTGGGAGGAGACCGCCCCAGTCAAACTACCCACCACACACTGTCCTTCCCCCGGATCACGGGGGCAAGTTAGAACGCCAATGATGCCAGGCTGGTATTTCAAGGTTGGCTCCCCCCGAACTGGCGTCCAGGGTTCATAGCCTCCCAGCTATCCTACACAAGCAACATCAGCGTCCAGTGTGAAGCTGTAGTAAAGGTTCACGGGGTCTTTCCGTCTAGCCGCGGGTACACTGCATCTTCACAGCGATTTCAATTTCACTGAGTCTCGGGTGGAGACAGTGTGGCCATCATTACGCCATTCGTGCAGGTCGGAACTTACCCGACAAGGAATTTCGCTACCTTAGGACCGTTATAGTTACGGCCGCCGTTTACCGGGGCTTCGATCAGGAGCTTCGCCTAAGCTAACACCATCAATTAACCTTCCGGCACCGGGCAGGCGTCACACCCTATACGTCCGCTTACGCGTTAGCAGAGTGCTGTGTTTTTAATAAACAGTTGCAGCCACCTGGACTCTTCGACCGGTTCGCGCTCCGAGAGCTAGTCTCTTCACCCTACGCCGGCGCACCTTCTCCCGAAGTTACGGTGCCATTTTGCCTAGTTCCTTCACCCGAGTTCTCTCAAGCGCCTTGGTATTCTCTACCTGACCACCTGTGTCGGTTTGGGGTACGGTCACACGTTACCTGAAGCTTAGAGGCTTTTCCTGGAAGCGTGGCATCAACGGCTTCCCAGTTCCGAAAAACTGGTTCGTCTCGTATCTCGGCTTTGAATCTCCGGATTTGCCAGGAGATTCGGCCTACCTACTTTTACCCGGACAACCAACGCCGGGCCCGCCTAGCCTTCTCCGTCCCCCCATCGCAGTAACGTCTGGTACGGGAATATTGACCCGTTTCCCA is part of the Halotalea alkalilenta genome and encodes:
- the atzF gene encoding allophanate hydrolase, with the protein product MADDRMDDFRGWTLGEWRERQLDGRGLERLEALLASLEDDDTAWISRLSTDGLSARWQALEARRAAGEQLSLFGVPFAVKDNIDVAGFDTTAACPEFAYAPSEDAEVIARLQAQGAIAIGKTNLDQFATGLVGTRSPYGAVTNAFDPRYVSGGSSAGSASVVARGLVPFSLGTDTAGSGRVPAGFNNIVGLKPTRGWFSNRGLVPACRTLDCISIFALTAEDAETVAEIAGGYDPQDPYSRRHPGTAPVALPIAPRLGIPDKLEFFGDTQAEAAFAAAISRLEALGAELVEIDYAPFAKLAAELYQGPWVAERTAAVEALLETDSDAIEPTVRGIVQEGFTYSALDVFKAEYRRAELSRTIGQVLNDLDALVVPTSPTIRTIAEMAEQPVAYNAQFGTYTNFTNLADLSALALPADFRSDGLPAGITLIAPAWHDRALTHFARRWQQALAAPLGATGRPAPGVAKVEQAAGCVRVAVVGAHLTGMPLNFQLITRDARLVEQTLTAPRYRLYALAGTVPPKPGLARCADGEEGCAIIVELWDVPTARFGEFVAEIPAPLGIGNLELEDGRWVKGFICEGAALPSARDITAYGGWRAFIADPNR
- a CDS encoding transporter substrate-binding domain-containing protein, which gives rise to MLRLALLTLLLTSSLGVMARDLDAILDSGTLRVGTTGDYKPFTYLDEGEYQGFDIEMAELVADKMGLKLEFVETSWPTLMGDLKADNFDIGMGGISRTIARQLEARFSIPYLTYGKTPLVHADNAERFTSLEDIDQADVRIGVNPGGTNEAFVRDSIHRAEVVSIENNLDIPPAVAAKKVDVMITDSPEAIFYANSDDRLAAPLANEPFTRSQLAYLMAADAERLQDTVDFLLENMELTGELDALRHRHMLID